In one Bacteroidales bacterium genomic region, the following are encoded:
- a CDS encoding GIY-YIG nuclease family protein, producing MYAVIDIETTGGSAQRDRITEVAIFVYDGSEIIDSFVTLVNPERGIPHFITRLTGITDQMVAHAPRFCEIARKIVEITENLTFVAHNVNFDYNFIRQEFMRLGYDYRREKLCTVQLSRKTFPGFRSYSLGNICKELGITIEYRHRAAGDALATIKLLDHLLRIRQNGEVKIQQQKLVSPEHELVQNLPETTGVYYLFNDKSEAIYIGKSLNIRERVRTHLVHCNTRRAIDMKNATVHVGFEETGSELLALLLESQEIKRIKPLYNRQQRRTPAHFGLFTVTDDAGYTNFFIDKTNREDIPLAVYQNKMTARDHLFQLAERFGLCQKLCGLYQTHGACFQYSIRQCKGACIGKESPADYNLRVANTINSLGNGNENVYIIDKGRHCDERSVVKIEQGKYLGYGYFDPNVINGSPEILSDCIRHFEDNRDVQQIIKLYLRQQKMEKVIRF from the coding sequence TTGTACGCCGTAATTGACATAGAAACCACCGGAGGAAGCGCCCAGCGCGACCGAATCACAGAGGTAGCAATCTTTGTATACGACGGTTCGGAAATCATTGATTCATTTGTGACCCTGGTAAACCCCGAGAGGGGAATTCCGCATTTTATTACCCGCCTTACAGGTATTACCGATCAGATGGTCGCCCACGCGCCACGGTTTTGTGAAATTGCGCGCAAAATAGTTGAGATCACCGAGAACCTGACTTTTGTAGCCCACAATGTAAATTTTGATTACAATTTCATCCGACAGGAATTCATGCGCCTGGGTTATGATTACCGACGTGAAAAACTTTGCACCGTTCAACTCAGCCGGAAAACCTTTCCAGGCTTTCGTTCGTATAGCCTGGGCAATATTTGCAAGGAGCTTGGAATTACTATTGAATACCGTCACCGGGCCGCCGGAGATGCCTTGGCAACAATCAAATTGCTTGATCACCTCTTGCGGATCAGACAAAATGGTGAGGTGAAAATCCAACAGCAAAAACTTGTATCACCCGAGCATGAATTGGTTCAGAACCTGCCAGAAACAACGGGCGTATACTATCTTTTTAATGATAAAAGCGAAGCAATTTATATTGGCAAGAGTTTGAACATCCGCGAGCGGGTTCGAACCCATCTGGTGCATTGCAATACCAGGCGTGCTATTGACATGAAGAATGCCACTGTTCATGTTGGTTTTGAAGAAACCGGGTCAGAGTTACTGGCATTATTGCTCGAATCGCAGGAAATAAAGAGGATCAAACCTTTATATAACCGCCAGCAACGCCGCACACCGGCGCATTTTGGTTTGTTCACCGTTACGGATGATGCAGGTTACACCAACTTTTTTATTGATAAAACCAATCGCGAAGATATTCCCCTGGCTGTTTATCAAAATAAAATGACCGCACGCGATCATCTCTTTCAACTGGCTGAGCGCTTTGGTTTATGCCAGAAATTATGCGGTTTGTATCAGACTCATGGAGCTTGCTTTCAATATTCAATTAGGCAATGCAAAGGCGCATGTATTGGAAAGGAATCGCCAGCAGATTATAACCTTCGTGTTGCAAATACAATCAACAGCCTTGGCAATGGCAATGAAAATGTCTACATCATTGACAAAGGCCGCCATTGCGATGAGCGTTCCGTTGTGAAGATCGAACAGGGGAAATACCTTGGTTATGGTTATTTCGATCCGAATGTTATAAATGGCAGCCCTGAAATTCTCAGTGATTGCATCCGTCATTTTGAGGACAACCGCGATGTACAGCAGATCATTAAATTATACTTGAGGCAGCAGAAAATGGAAAAAGTCATCAGGTTCTGA
- the hflX gene encoding GTPase HflX — MPEMIDTAIRQERVILIGLITNREDETHIDEYLDELAFLVDTAGGVAVNRFVQRLESADRRTFVGSGKLMEISNYVQEESIDAAIFDDELSPSQIRNIEKELKCKILDRNNLILDIFASRARTAHARTQVELAQYEYLLPRLTRMWTHLEKQRGGIGMRGPGEKEIETDRRIIRDKIALLKKQLKTIDRQKATQRGNRGSMVRVALIGYTNVGKSTLMNVMAKSEVFAEDKLFATLDTTVRKVVIGNLPFLLSDTVGFIRKLPHSLVESFKSTLDEVRESDILVHVVDVSHSGFEEQIEVVNQTLAEIQANDKPTIMIFNKVDAWQSAEKESGNEDPEEKQSLESLKKHWIARNNPPAIFISATQKTNLDELKEILYYNVKAIHTQRFPYDKFLY, encoded by the coding sequence ATGCCTGAAATGATAGATACTGCAATTAGGCAAGAAAGGGTGATTCTTATTGGTTTGATCACAAACCGGGAAGATGAAACCCATATTGACGAATACCTCGATGAACTTGCCTTTTTGGTAGATACAGCAGGAGGTGTAGCAGTTAACCGCTTTGTACAGCGACTTGAAAGCGCCGACCGCCGCACATTTGTTGGAAGTGGAAAACTGATGGAGATAAGTAATTATGTTCAGGAAGAAAGCATTGATGCAGCCATTTTCGATGATGAATTAAGCCCTTCGCAAATCAGGAACATTGAAAAGGAACTCAAATGTAAGATCCTGGATCGCAACAATTTGATTCTTGATATTTTTGCTAGCCGCGCCCGGACAGCGCATGCGCGAACCCAGGTTGAGCTGGCCCAATATGAATACTTGCTTCCCCGCCTGACGCGTATGTGGACCCACCTTGAGAAACAACGCGGGGGAATTGGTATGCGAGGCCCTGGTGAAAAGGAAATTGAAACTGACCGCCGTATTATCCGCGATAAAATTGCCTTGCTGAAAAAGCAACTGAAAACCATTGACCGTCAAAAAGCAACCCAACGTGGAAATCGCGGCTCAATGGTAAGAGTTGCATTGATTGGCTACACCAATGTTGGCAAATCTACTTTGATGAATGTGATGGCAAAGTCTGAAGTTTTTGCTGAGGATAAACTGTTTGCAACGCTCGATACAACGGTTCGCAAAGTGGTAATCGGAAACCTGCCGTTTCTTCTCTCCGACACCGTTGGGTTCATACGAAAATTGCCCCACTCCCTTGTAGAATCTTTTAAATCAACGCTTGATGAGGTACGTGAATCGGATATCCTTGTTCATGTGGTTGATGTCTCACATTCCGGCTTTGAGGAACAGATTGAAGTGGTGAACCAAACCCTGGCCGAAATTCAAGCCAACGATAAACCTACAATAATGATTTTCAATAAAGTGGATGCATGGCAATCAGCGGAAAAAGAATCGGGAAATGAAGATCCGGAGGAGAAACAAAGTCTGGAGAGCCTGAAAAAGCATTGGATCGCGCGCAATAACCCACCAGCTATTTTTATTTCTGCGACCCAAAAAACAAACCTCGATGAATTGAAGGAAATTCTTTACTATAATGTAAAAGCCATTCACACACAGCGCTTTCCTTACGATAAATTTTTATACTGA
- a CDS encoding isoaspartyl peptidase/L-asparaginase, whose protein sequence is MKKLLITHLIIFLSLGTLFAQKPDYVLVIHGGAGSMNPERMSAEQVEEAQTALQQALDAGEAILKAGGSALDAVEAAVRFLEDHPAFNAGRGAVLNADGEIELDASIMDGSNLMAGAVAGVRTIKNPVTAARKVMEASPHVLLIGEGAEKFALEQEIELTDPSWFHTVKSHEEHQRIKERLDKEGRKGTVGAVALDKNGNLAAATSTGGMAMKRFGRVGDVPIIGAGTYANNESCAVSATGHGEFFIRNVVSYDISALMLYKNMSLTDAANSVVMEKLLEQKGNGGVIAVDKEGNIAMPFNTTGMFRGFVKSSGETGIKIFKD, encoded by the coding sequence ATGAAAAAACTATTAATTACTCATTTAATAATTTTTTTGAGCCTCGGCACTTTATTTGCCCAAAAACCAGATTATGTGCTGGTTATCCACGGTGGTGCAGGTAGTATGAACCCTGAACGCATGAGCGCTGAACAGGTTGAAGAAGCACAAACCGCTTTGCAGCAAGCTCTTGATGCCGGCGAAGCAATCCTGAAGGCTGGAGGCTCAGCACTTGACGCCGTTGAAGCTGCCGTTCGCTTTCTTGAAGACCATCCCGCTTTCAATGCAGGGCGTGGTGCTGTTTTAAATGCCGATGGCGAGATAGAACTTGACGCATCCATCATGGATGGCAGTAACCTGATGGCCGGGGCAGTAGCCGGGGTTCGCACGATAAAAAACCCGGTAACCGCCGCCCGTAAAGTAATGGAGGCGTCACCGCATGTTCTCCTGATTGGCGAAGGCGCTGAAAAGTTTGCGCTTGAACAGGAAATTGAATTAACCGATCCATCGTGGTTTCATACCGTAAAAAGTCATGAAGAACACCAGCGTATCAAAGAACGATTGGACAAGGAAGGCAGAAAAGGAACAGTTGGAGCAGTGGCTTTGGATAAAAATGGAAATCTTGCTGCAGCTACATCCACTGGCGGTATGGCGATGAAACGATTCGGAAGGGTTGGCGATGTGCCCATCATTGGTGCCGGAACCTACGCAAATAATGAAAGCTGCGCCGTTTCGGCAACCGGCCATGGCGAATTTTTTATCCGTAATGTAGTAAGCTACGATATTTCAGCGTTAATGCTTTATAAAAACATGAGTCTCACTGATGCTGCCAATTCGGTAGTCATGGAAAAACTGCTGGAACAAAAAGGCAATGGCGGCGTTATTGCTGTGGATAAGGAAGGCAACATTGCCATGCCATTTAATACGACGGGGATGTTTCGCGGGTTCGTAAAATCAAGTGGCGAAACCGGAATAAAGATTTTTAAAGATTAA
- a CDS encoding DUF3307 domain-containing protein, which translates to MIILLKLILAHLIGDFLLQPKSWVEEKRKHKALSRVLYLHVLVHIGLMLLLIWDLSLWPLAMLIGVGHLLIDIAKLYLQKEKNKTWWFVSDQLSHLVLVVGLWYWWFDFPAIITDTAFSATFWIYVTAIFFLSFPIGIIIKELLSSWSEILFEGSDESLADAGKYIGILERLLIFTFIATGHWEGVGFLLAAKSIFRFGDLKESKDRKLTEYILIGTLLSFGIAIIISLGVERMT; encoded by the coding sequence ATGATCATTCTGCTGAAACTCATCCTGGCACATTTAATCGGCGACTTCCTGCTCCAGCCTAAAAGCTGGGTAGAAGAGAAGCGAAAGCATAAAGCACTTTCCAGGGTTCTATATCTGCATGTTCTGGTTCATATTGGCCTTATGCTCTTGCTAATCTGGGATCTCAGCCTTTGGCCATTGGCAATGCTGATCGGAGTGGGGCACCTGCTCATTGACATCGCAAAACTTTACCTGCAAAAAGAGAAAAATAAAACCTGGTGGTTTGTATCCGATCAATTATCTCATCTTGTTCTGGTGGTGGGATTATGGTACTGGTGGTTTGATTTTCCGGCAATCATTACTGATACAGCGTTTTCAGCAACTTTTTGGATTTATGTTACAGCAATCTTTTTCCTGTCATTTCCAATCGGAATTATCATCAAAGAACTGCTTTCTTCATGGTCAGAAATTCTTTTTGAAGGTTCAGACGAATCATTGGCAGATGCAGGCAAATATATTGGCATTTTGGAGCGACTGCTTATTTTTACTTTTATTGCTACAGGGCATTGGGAAGGAGTTGGTTTTTTACTGGCGGCAAAATCCATATTCCGCTTTGGCGATCTCAAGGAATCGAAAGACAGGAAGTTAACAGAATACATACTGATTGGAACCTTGCTCAGTTTTGGCATTGCTATTATTATTTCACTGGGAGTTGAAAGAATGACCTGA